AAAGGAATAATCCAAGAAACAAGTCAAATAAGATTTATTGTATCCACTGCAGTCATGGTAAATGTGTTAGaattttcatattttgtacGTGACGCCAGGACCAGAAGAGCTGTTGGAATGAATTACTTAAAGtcaatatacatacataaaaaaagtgtctgaaaataaataacagcagcatCTGTGAGCTTTCTGAGCAACAGGTGACACTTCAGACCAAGTTCCTTTATCAATGTATTACTACTACTTGTTACAGGACCACTTATGTTTGTCTCTGCAAACCTAACAAACTTGCGTCGTTTGGAATAGTGCACAGATAGTTCTGAAGTCTGCATGTTTGTATTCTCCGGCTGTAGCTTCTAAGCCATTCTCACATTgctgcaggacaaaaaaaagccaaactgATCAAGTGCCATTTACACTGTGCGTATTTGTATGCAATACATGAGGGCTTCTGGTCATGACGGTAAACCACATCGGACCAAAATAAAGACTACCTCCAGATTACCAGGCTGACGTGACTCATCCGATGACTAAGACCTGGATTGTTCAGatctgtgtggacacagaaatctgaTTGCCACAGTCAGAGCCATGTCTCAGTTCTCCGTTTGTGGTAAAAAATCCGATAAATATCTGAAATGCAGCTGTGCGACATGAATGAGAATGGTCAAATCAGAATGACGTGGCTTTTGCCTGTAGCTCCTTTTCTAAATTCCCCCGTATGGGGCAGCAATAAAGGTTGATCTTATCTTGCAcctcatgttttcttttgttgttgatgactCATTTAAACGCCTGCCGTTTGAGAGGACTGCGTTTAGATGGAAGACACTTGTAGTTAAGAATGTGAACTGTCAATGTGAATCGGATTTTAAACAATGTGGCTGGTAATCTAAACAGATTCCTTTTGTCTCTTGGTCTGACCAGTTATGGTAGAAACACTGGTCTAATAAAGCTCCGGTCACTGTGCAGACTTCATCACtgtcaacatcttcatctcaagtgtgtttgtgagtgttcaCTGAAACTACTCCACAGGTCAGATGCCTTTAACCTCCTCCATCTGCCTTAGGGTCTCGTCCCATTGGGTGAACTGCTTGGACAACAGGAACATCTGCCAATAAGATTTCAGTGGTCAGTGGGTgcagtttaagatgttaacatactgtatttacaggACAAAGAGGTTTTAAAACAGACTGGTTCATCTGAAGACACGGCTCAACAAATGATTGTTAATCGGTTAAAGCTTTGTATTCGTACAGCTCTCTAACAATATGGTTGTCACTTTTATCTCAATGAAGAGGATtatcatgtaaaaacaaaattgtaCCATTTTGTTGTATTCCTCAAAAAGCTTCTTCACTTCCAGGGACTGATTCTCTGTTTGGTCCTgtgaaaaagacaagaaaaacagatGAGTCCAGGGGTAAAATGAAAGcaagaacgagagagagagacagagagagttggAAGGTGGTTTACCTGTTGTTTGATGTGAAGCTGTGACAGACGCTGCAACTTGGTGGCATGTTCTGGTACATCTGGAAACAACAGACACATAGCAGACACATGTCTAATAGTGATGGAAACACCTTACAGTACACAACGGTATAGTTCAAACCACTGTTCACACACTGTAGTAGTGACAATAAATGATATTGATAATAGCTGAATGTGCGAAAACAGAATCATTGTTGTTCATTGGTACAAAAATTGCATGGGtcgaaaaaacattttttttaaaagatgtgtAAGAAGTTGCCAAGATTCTGACTCTGGCCATAAACCATAGCCTAGAAGCACAACAGACAGTTTGAAGTAATTACCAAGTTGTCCAGCATGTGAGCTCAGCTTGGCCTGCATACAAACCCTCTTTGCTCATCAGAACAGtgatatataattttttttcaatgacAAGTTACTCAGCATGTGGAAGTATTTCTGGCTCTTCATTACAGATGACAATGTAACAAACAAATCAGCTGGTcaaatatcacatggtcatgACAGTCTCGTGAGATTTGAGTGCTCTTATGATATTGGATCTTTCAAATAAAGGTCGATATGAATCGGAGAATCAGCTTTTTGAACTAGGACCCAAGTTTGGTTTTAAATGACCGCATGAGTGACACTCACCTCTAATGTAGTTACTGTCTAACAGTGGCTGCAGGGTGCTGACCTGCTCCAGCAAAGCAGCCTGGGAAAGCAaacactcctcctctgtgtacacaaacacaccacgGTGAGTTTAGTTTCTACTATCAGAACTTAGTATTTATGTGGTAAGGTGCCTGCTCTACAAaatacaagacaaaaaaacaactgtactATTTGAACAGGTCAATTTCATCCAACTACAACAGATTTCTACTTATTCTTACCAGCAAGGATGAACTCCAGTTTCATGGCGTCGGGTACAGCGATGTGGTCAGTGAACTGGGGATCCAGGTATTTCAGTAGGTCCTCAACTGCAACagagcaacaataataataataaaaaactcaaCAAGCCTGAATTAAATGAcagtaaatttaaatatttaaatctaaatTGTAGGTGTTACTCACAAATATCTGAAGCAATATTATGAACTAGTATCCActttaaatgacaaatataacattacacacagacagaacaatTGAAAGCAACACAACGTGTGACTCACTCTTTTTTTGCAGGATCTTCACTCGTTCTCTTTTGTTGGCCATGTTGGTCAGACCTGCCTGAATGCGCGCCATAGAATCTGAACACTGCAACACAAAAGACGATTAGATCAAATATCGG
The sequence above is a segment of the Solea solea chromosome 13, fSolSol10.1, whole genome shotgun sequence genome. Coding sequences within it:
- the dctn3 gene encoding dynactin subunit 3, producing the protein MDKNLEIDNLEMRLQALESRIYGERRNKSGKAVKCSDSMARIQAGLTNMANKRERVKILQKKIEDLLKYLDPQFTDHIAVPDAMKLEFILAEEECLLSQAALLEQVSTLQPLLDSNYIRDVPEHATKLQRLSQLHIKQQDQTENQSLEVKKLFEEYNKMMFLLSKQFTQWDETLRQMEEVKGI